One genomic segment of Tursiops truncatus isolate mTurTru1 chromosome 11, mTurTru1.mat.Y, whole genome shotgun sequence includes these proteins:
- the SMARCC2 gene encoding SWI/SNF complex subunit SMARCC2 isoform X1, whose amino-acid sequence MAVRKKDGGPNVKYYEAADTVTQFDNVRLWLGKNYKKYIQAEPPTNKSLSSLVVQLLQFQEEVFGKHVSNAPLTKLPIKCFLDFKAGGSLCHILAAAYKFKSDQGWRRYDFQNPSRMDRNVEMFMTIEKSLVQNNCLSRPNIFLCPEIEPKLLGKLKDIIKRHQGTVTEDKNNASHVVYPVPGNLEEEEWVRPVMKRDKQVLLHWGYYPDSYDTWIPASEIEASVEDAPTPEKPRKVHAKWILDTDTFNEWMNEEDYEVNDDKNPVSRRKKISAKTLTDEVNSPDSDRRDKKGGNYKKRKRSPSPSPTPEAKKKNAKKGPSTPYTKSKRGHREEEQEDLTKDMDEPSPVPNVEEVTLPKTVNTKKDSESAPVKGGTMTDLDEQEDESMETTGKDEDENSTGNKGEQTKNPDLHEDNVTEQTHHIIIPSYAAWFDYNSVHAIERRALPEFFNGKNKSKTPEIYLAYRNFMIDTYRLNPQEYLTSTACRRNLAGDVCAIMRVHAFLEQWGLINYQVDAESRPTPMGPPPTSHFHVLADTPSGLVPLQPKTPQGRQVDADTKAGRKGKELDDLVPETAKGKPELQTSASQQMLNFPDKGKEKPTDMQNFGLRTDMYTKKNVPSKSKAAASATREWTEQETLLLLEALEMYKDDWNKVSEHVGSRTQDECILHFLRLPIEDPYLEDSEASLGPLAYQPIPFSQSGNPVMSTVAFLASVVDPRVASAAAKSALEEFSKMKEEVPTALVEAHVRKVEEAAKVTGKADPAFGLESSGIAGTTSDEPERIEESGTDEARAEGQATEEKKEPKEPREGVGAIEEEAKEKTSEAPKKDDEKGKDGDSEKESEKSDGDPIVDPEKEKEPKEGQEEVLKEVVESEGERKTKVERDIGEGNLSTAAAAALAAAAVKAKHLAAVEERKIKSLVALLVETQMKKLEIKLRHFEELETIMDREREALEYQRQQLLADRQAFHMEQLKYAEMRARQQHFQQMHQQQQPPPQALPPGSQPVPPAGAAGPPAVHGLALAPASMAPASAGSGAPPGSLGPSEQIGQAGSTAVPQQQQTAGAPQPGAVPPGVPPPGPHGPSPFPNQQTPPSMMPGAVPGSGHPGVAGNAPLGLPFGMPPPPPAPSIIPFGSLADSISINLPPPPNLHGHHHHLPFAPATLPPPNLPVSMANPLHPNLPATTTMPSSLPLGPGLGSAAAQSPAIVAAVQGNLLPSASPLPDPGTPLPPDPTAPSPGTVTPVPPTQ is encoded by the exons ATGGCGGTGCGGAAGAAGGACGGCGGCCCCAACGTGAAGTACTACGAGGCCGCGGACACCGTGACCCAGTTCGACAACGTGCGGCTCTGGCTCGGCAAGAACTACAAAAAG TATATACAAGCTGAACCACCTACCAACAAGTCCCTGTCTAGCCTGGTTGTACAGTTGCTACAATTTCAGGAAGAAGTTTTTGGCAAACATGTCAGCAACGCACCGCTCACTAAACTGCCG ATCAAATGTTTCCTAGATTTCAAAGCAGGAGGCTCCCTGTGCCACATACTTGCAGCTGCCTACAAATTCAAGAGTGACCAGGGATG GCGGCGTTACGATTTCCAGAATCCATCACGCATGGACCGCAACGTGGAAATGTTCATGACCATTGAGAAATCCTTGGTGCAG AATAATTGCCTGTCTCGACCTAACATTTTTCTGTGCCCAGAAATTGAACCCAAACTGCTAGGGAAATTAAAAGACATTATCAAGAGACATCAG GGAACGGTCACTGAGGATAAGAACAATGCCTCCCATGTTGTGTATCCTGTCCCAGGGAACCTGGAGGAAG AGGAATGGGTACGGCCAGTCATGAAGAGGGATAAGCAGGTTCTTCTGCACTGGGGCTACTATCCTGACAG TTACGACACGTGGATCCCAGCCAGTGAAATTGAAGCATCTGTGGAAGATGCTCCGACTCCTGAGAAACCTAGGAAG GTTCATGCAAAGTGGATCCTGGACACAGACACCTTCAACGAATGGATGAATGAGGAAGACTATGAAGTAAATGATGACAAAAACCCTGTCTCCCGCCGAAAGAAGATTTCAGCCAAGACACTGACGGATGAG GTGAACAGCCCAGATTCGGATCGACGGGACAAGAAGGGGGGGAACTATAAGAAGAGGAAGCGCTCCCCATCCCCTTCACCGACCCCAGAAGCTAAGAAGAAGAATGCTAAGAAAGG tcCCTCAACACCTTACACCAAGTCAAAGCGTGGCCACAGAGAAGAGGAGCAAGAAGACCTGACAAAGGACATGGATGAGCCCTCACCGGTCCCCAATGTGGAAGAGGTGACATTGCCCAAGACAG TCAATACTAAGAAGGACTCGGAGTCAGCCCCAGTCAAAGGAGGCACCATGACTGACCTGG ATGAACAAGAGGATGAAAGCATGGAGACCACGGGCAAG GATGAGGATGAGAACAGCACGGGGAACAAGGGGGAGCAGACCAAGAATCCGGACCTGCATGAGGACAACGTGACCGAACAGACCCATCACATCATCATCCCAAGCTATGCTGCCTGGTTTGACTATAATAG TGTTCATGCCATAGAGCGGCGGGCTCTCCCTGAGTTCTTCAACGGCAAGAACAAGTCCAAGACTCCAGAAAT CTACCTGGCCTATCGAAACTTCATGATCGACACTTACCGGCTGAACCCCCAAGAGTATCTCACGTCCACTGCCTGCCGCAGGAACCTGGCGGGTGATGTCTGTGCCATCATGAG AGTCCATGCCTTCCTAGAACAGTGGGGTCTTATTAACTACCAGGTGGATGCCGAGAGTCGACCAACACCAATGGGGCCTCCGCCCACCTCGCACTTCCACGTCTTGGCTGACACACCGTCTGGGCTGGTGCCTCTGCAGCCCAAGACCCCGCAG GGCCGCCAGGTTGATGCTGATACCAAGGCTGGGCGAAAGGGCAAAGAGCTGGATGACTTGGTGCCAGAGACGGCTAAGGGCAAGCCAGAGCTG CAGACCTCTGCTTCCCAGCAAATGCTCAACTTCCCTGATAAAGGCAAGGAGAAACCGACAGACATGCAGAACTTTGGGCTGCGCACGGACATGTACACAAAGAAGAACGTCCCCTCCAAG AGCAAAGCTGCGGCCAGTGCCACTCGAGAGTGGACAGAACAGGAGACCCTGCTACTCCTGGAG GCACTGGAAATGTACAAAGATGACTGGAACAAAGTATCGGAGCACGTGGGAAGCCGCACACAGGACGAATGCATCTTGCATTTTCTTCGGCTTCCCATTGAAGACCCGTACCTGGAGGACTCAGAGGCCTCCCTGGGCCCCCTGGCCTACCAGCCCATCCCCTTCAGCCAGTCCGGCAACCCTGTGATGAGCACCGTGGCCTTCCTGGCCTCTGTCGTCGACCCTCGCGTGGCCTCCGCTGCTGCGAAGTCAGCCCTAG AAGAGTTCTCCAAAATGAAGGAAGAGGTACCCACAGCCTTGGTGGAGGCCCACGTTCGGAAAGTGGAAGAAGCAGCCAAAGTGACAGGCAAAGCAGACCCAGCCTTTGGTCTGGAAAGCAGTGGCATTGCAGGAACCACCTCTGATGAGCCTGAGCGGATTG AGGAGAGCGGGACTGACGAGGCGCGGGCGGAGGGCCAGGCCACAGAGGAGAAGAAGGAGCCCAAG GAACCACGAGAAGGAGTTGGGGCTATAGAGGAAGAAGCAAAGGAGAAGACCAGCGAGGCGCCCAAGAAGGATGATGAGAAAGGCAAAGACGGCGACAGCGAGAAGGAGTCAGAGAAGAGTGACGGGGACCCGATAG TTGATCCTGAGAAGGAGAAGGAGCCcaaggaagggcaggaggaagtGCTGAAGGAAGTGGTGGAGTCGGAGGGGGAAAGGAAGACGAAGGTGGAGCGTGACATCGGCGAGGGCAACCTCTCCACCGCTGCGGCCGCTGCCCTGGCTGCCGCTGCCGTGAAGGCCAAG CACTTGGCTGCCGTTGAGGAGAGGAAGATCAAATCTCTGGTGGCCCTGCTGGTGGAGACCCAGATGAAAAAGTTGGAAATCAAACTCCGGCACTTTGAGGAGCTAGAGACGATCATGGACCGGGAGCGAGAAGCA CTGGAGTATCAGAGGCAGCAGCTCCTGGCCGACAGACAAGCCTTCCACATGGAGCAGCTGAAGTACGCGGAGATGAGGGCCCGGCAGCAGCACTTCCAGCAAATGCACCAACAGCAGCAGCCGCCCCCGCAAGCCCTGCCCCCGGGCTCCCAGCCTGTCCCACCTGCGGGCGCTGCTGGGCCACCCGCTGTCCACGGCCTGGCTCTGGCTCCAGCCTCCATGGCCCCTGCCTCTGCGGGCAGTGGGGCCCCTCCCGGAAGCTTGGGCCCCTCTGAACAGATTGGGCAGGCAGGGTCAACTGCAGTGCCACAGCAGCAGCAAACAGCTGGAGCCCCCCAGCCTGGGGCAGTCCCACCAGGGGTACCCCCCCCTGGACCCCACG GCCCCTCACCGTTCCCCAACCAACAAACTCCTCCCTCAATGATGCCAGGGGCAGTGCCAGGCAGCGGGCACCCAGGCGTGGCGGGTAATGCTCCTTTGGGTTTGCCTTTTGGCATGCCGCCTCCCCCCCCTGCTCCATCCATCATCCCATTTGGTAGCCTAGCCGACTCCATCAGTATTAACCTCCCCCCTCCTCCTAACCTGCATGGGCATCACCACCATCTCCCGTTCGCCCCGGCCACTCTCCCCCCCCCTAACCTGCCTGTGTCCATGGCGAACCCTCTACATCCTAACCTGCCGGCGACCACCACCATGCCATCTTCTTTGCCTCTTGGGCCGGGGCTCGGATCCGCCGCAGCCCAGAGCCCTGCCATTGTGGCAGCTGTTCAGGGCAACCTCCTGCCCAGTGCCAGCCCACTGCCAG aCCCAGGCACCCCCCTGCCTCCAGACCCCACGGCCCCGAGTCCAGGCACAGTCACCCCTGTGCCACCCACACAGTGA
- the SMARCC2 gene encoding SWI/SNF complex subunit SMARCC2 isoform X4, whose product MAVRKKDGGPNVKYYEAADTVTQFDNVRLWLGKNYKKYIQAEPPTNKSLSSLVVQLLQFQEEVFGKHVSNAPLTKLPIKCFLDFKAGGSLCHILAAAYKFKSDQGWRRYDFQNPSRMDRNVEMFMTIEKSLVQNNCLSRPNIFLCPEIEPKLLGKLKDIIKRHQGTVTEDKNNASHVVYPVPGNLEEEEWVRPVMKRDKQVLLHWGYYPDSYDTWIPASEIEASVEDAPTPEKPRKVHAKWILDTDTFNEWMNEEDYEVNDDKNPVSRRKKISAKTLTDEVNSPDSDRRDKKGGNYKKRKRSPSPSPTPEAKKKNAKKGPSTPYTKSKRGHREEEQEDLTKDMDEPSPVPNVEEVTLPKTVNTKKDSESAPVKGGTMTDLDEQEDESMETTGKDEDENSTGNKGEQTKNPDLHEDNVTEQTHHIIIPSYAAWFDYNSVHAIERRALPEFFNGKNKSKTPEIYLAYRNFMIDTYRLNPQEYLTSTACRRNLAGDVCAIMRVHAFLEQWGLINYQVDAESRPTPMGPPPTSHFHVLADTPSGLVPLQPKTPQTSASQQMLNFPDKGKEKPTDMQNFGLRTDMYTKKNVPSKSKAAASATREWTEQETLLLLEALEMYKDDWNKVSEHVGSRTQDECILHFLRLPIEDPYLEDSEASLGPLAYQPIPFSQSGNPVMSTVAFLASVVDPRVASAAAKSALEEFSKMKEEVPTALVEAHVRKVEEAAKVTGKADPAFGLESSGIAGTTSDEPERIEESGTDEARAEGQATEEKKEPKEPREGVGAIEEEAKEKTSEAPKKDDEKGKDGDSEKESEKSDGDPIVDPEKEKEPKEGQEEVLKEVVESEGERKTKVERDIGEGNLSTAAAAALAAAAVKAKHLAAVEERKIKSLVALLVETQMKKLEIKLRHFEELETIMDREREALEYQRQQLLADRQAFHMEQLKYAEMRARQQHFQQMHQQQQPPPQALPPGSQPVPPAGAAGPPAVHGLALAPASMAPASAGSGAPPGSLGPSEQIGQAGSTAVPQQQQTAGAPQPGAVPPGVPPPGPHGPSPFPNQQTPPSMMPGAVPGSGHPGVAGNAPLGLPFGMPPPPPAPSIIPFGSLADSISINLPPPPNLHGHHHHLPFAPATLPPPNLPVSMANPLHPNLPATTTMPSSLPLGPGLGSAAAQSPAIVAAVQGNLLPSASPLPDPGTPLPPDPTAPSPGTVTPVPPTQ is encoded by the exons ATGGCGGTGCGGAAGAAGGACGGCGGCCCCAACGTGAAGTACTACGAGGCCGCGGACACCGTGACCCAGTTCGACAACGTGCGGCTCTGGCTCGGCAAGAACTACAAAAAG TATATACAAGCTGAACCACCTACCAACAAGTCCCTGTCTAGCCTGGTTGTACAGTTGCTACAATTTCAGGAAGAAGTTTTTGGCAAACATGTCAGCAACGCACCGCTCACTAAACTGCCG ATCAAATGTTTCCTAGATTTCAAAGCAGGAGGCTCCCTGTGCCACATACTTGCAGCTGCCTACAAATTCAAGAGTGACCAGGGATG GCGGCGTTACGATTTCCAGAATCCATCACGCATGGACCGCAACGTGGAAATGTTCATGACCATTGAGAAATCCTTGGTGCAG AATAATTGCCTGTCTCGACCTAACATTTTTCTGTGCCCAGAAATTGAACCCAAACTGCTAGGGAAATTAAAAGACATTATCAAGAGACATCAG GGAACGGTCACTGAGGATAAGAACAATGCCTCCCATGTTGTGTATCCTGTCCCAGGGAACCTGGAGGAAG AGGAATGGGTACGGCCAGTCATGAAGAGGGATAAGCAGGTTCTTCTGCACTGGGGCTACTATCCTGACAG TTACGACACGTGGATCCCAGCCAGTGAAATTGAAGCATCTGTGGAAGATGCTCCGACTCCTGAGAAACCTAGGAAG GTTCATGCAAAGTGGATCCTGGACACAGACACCTTCAACGAATGGATGAATGAGGAAGACTATGAAGTAAATGATGACAAAAACCCTGTCTCCCGCCGAAAGAAGATTTCAGCCAAGACACTGACGGATGAG GTGAACAGCCCAGATTCGGATCGACGGGACAAGAAGGGGGGGAACTATAAGAAGAGGAAGCGCTCCCCATCCCCTTCACCGACCCCAGAAGCTAAGAAGAAGAATGCTAAGAAAGG tcCCTCAACACCTTACACCAAGTCAAAGCGTGGCCACAGAGAAGAGGAGCAAGAAGACCTGACAAAGGACATGGATGAGCCCTCACCGGTCCCCAATGTGGAAGAGGTGACATTGCCCAAGACAG TCAATACTAAGAAGGACTCGGAGTCAGCCCCAGTCAAAGGAGGCACCATGACTGACCTGG ATGAACAAGAGGATGAAAGCATGGAGACCACGGGCAAG GATGAGGATGAGAACAGCACGGGGAACAAGGGGGAGCAGACCAAGAATCCGGACCTGCATGAGGACAACGTGACCGAACAGACCCATCACATCATCATCCCAAGCTATGCTGCCTGGTTTGACTATAATAG TGTTCATGCCATAGAGCGGCGGGCTCTCCCTGAGTTCTTCAACGGCAAGAACAAGTCCAAGACTCCAGAAAT CTACCTGGCCTATCGAAACTTCATGATCGACACTTACCGGCTGAACCCCCAAGAGTATCTCACGTCCACTGCCTGCCGCAGGAACCTGGCGGGTGATGTCTGTGCCATCATGAG AGTCCATGCCTTCCTAGAACAGTGGGGTCTTATTAACTACCAGGTGGATGCCGAGAGTCGACCAACACCAATGGGGCCTCCGCCCACCTCGCACTTCCACGTCTTGGCTGACACACCGTCTGGGCTGGTGCCTCTGCAGCCCAAGACCCCGCAG ACCTCTGCTTCCCAGCAAATGCTCAACTTCCCTGATAAAGGCAAGGAGAAACCGACAGACATGCAGAACTTTGGGCTGCGCACGGACATGTACACAAAGAAGAACGTCCCCTCCAAG AGCAAAGCTGCGGCCAGTGCCACTCGAGAGTGGACAGAACAGGAGACCCTGCTACTCCTGGAG GCACTGGAAATGTACAAAGATGACTGGAACAAAGTATCGGAGCACGTGGGAAGCCGCACACAGGACGAATGCATCTTGCATTTTCTTCGGCTTCCCATTGAAGACCCGTACCTGGAGGACTCAGAGGCCTCCCTGGGCCCCCTGGCCTACCAGCCCATCCCCTTCAGCCAGTCCGGCAACCCTGTGATGAGCACCGTGGCCTTCCTGGCCTCTGTCGTCGACCCTCGCGTGGCCTCCGCTGCTGCGAAGTCAGCCCTAG AAGAGTTCTCCAAAATGAAGGAAGAGGTACCCACAGCCTTGGTGGAGGCCCACGTTCGGAAAGTGGAAGAAGCAGCCAAAGTGACAGGCAAAGCAGACCCAGCCTTTGGTCTGGAAAGCAGTGGCATTGCAGGAACCACCTCTGATGAGCCTGAGCGGATTG AGGAGAGCGGGACTGACGAGGCGCGGGCGGAGGGCCAGGCCACAGAGGAGAAGAAGGAGCCCAAG GAACCACGAGAAGGAGTTGGGGCTATAGAGGAAGAAGCAAAGGAGAAGACCAGCGAGGCGCCCAAGAAGGATGATGAGAAAGGCAAAGACGGCGACAGCGAGAAGGAGTCAGAGAAGAGTGACGGGGACCCGATAG TTGATCCTGAGAAGGAGAAGGAGCCcaaggaagggcaggaggaagtGCTGAAGGAAGTGGTGGAGTCGGAGGGGGAAAGGAAGACGAAGGTGGAGCGTGACATCGGCGAGGGCAACCTCTCCACCGCTGCGGCCGCTGCCCTGGCTGCCGCTGCCGTGAAGGCCAAG CACTTGGCTGCCGTTGAGGAGAGGAAGATCAAATCTCTGGTGGCCCTGCTGGTGGAGACCCAGATGAAAAAGTTGGAAATCAAACTCCGGCACTTTGAGGAGCTAGAGACGATCATGGACCGGGAGCGAGAAGCA CTGGAGTATCAGAGGCAGCAGCTCCTGGCCGACAGACAAGCCTTCCACATGGAGCAGCTGAAGTACGCGGAGATGAGGGCCCGGCAGCAGCACTTCCAGCAAATGCACCAACAGCAGCAGCCGCCCCCGCAAGCCCTGCCCCCGGGCTCCCAGCCTGTCCCACCTGCGGGCGCTGCTGGGCCACCCGCTGTCCACGGCCTGGCTCTGGCTCCAGCCTCCATGGCCCCTGCCTCTGCGGGCAGTGGGGCCCCTCCCGGAAGCTTGGGCCCCTCTGAACAGATTGGGCAGGCAGGGTCAACTGCAGTGCCACAGCAGCAGCAAACAGCTGGAGCCCCCCAGCCTGGGGCAGTCCCACCAGGGGTACCCCCCCCTGGACCCCACG GCCCCTCACCGTTCCCCAACCAACAAACTCCTCCCTCAATGATGCCAGGGGCAGTGCCAGGCAGCGGGCACCCAGGCGTGGCGGGTAATGCTCCTTTGGGTTTGCCTTTTGGCATGCCGCCTCCCCCCCCTGCTCCATCCATCATCCCATTTGGTAGCCTAGCCGACTCCATCAGTATTAACCTCCCCCCTCCTCCTAACCTGCATGGGCATCACCACCATCTCCCGTTCGCCCCGGCCACTCTCCCCCCCCCTAACCTGCCTGTGTCCATGGCGAACCCTCTACATCCTAACCTGCCGGCGACCACCACCATGCCATCTTCTTTGCCTCTTGGGCCGGGGCTCGGATCCGCCGCAGCCCAGAGCCCTGCCATTGTGGCAGCTGTTCAGGGCAACCTCCTGCCCAGTGCCAGCCCACTGCCAG aCCCAGGCACCCCCCTGCCTCCAGACCCCACGGCCCCGAGTCCAGGCACAGTCACCCCTGTGCCACCCACACAGTGA
- the SMARCC2 gene encoding SWI/SNF complex subunit SMARCC2 isoform X2 yields MAVRKKDGGPNVKYYEAADTVTQFDNVRLWLGKNYKKYIQAEPPTNKSLSSLVVQLLQFQEEVFGKHVSNAPLTKLPIKCFLDFKAGGSLCHILAAAYKFKSDQGWRRYDFQNPSRMDRNVEMFMTIEKSLVQNNCLSRPNIFLCPEIEPKLLGKLKDIIKRHQGTVTEDKNNASHVVYPVPGNLEEEEWVRPVMKRDKQVLLHWGYYPDSYDTWIPASEIEASVEDAPTPEKPRKVHAKWILDTDTFNEWMNEEDYEVNDDKNPVSRRKKISAKTLTDEVNSPDSDRRDKKGGNYKKRKRSPSPSPTPEAKKKNAKKGPSTPYTKSKRGHREEEQEDLTKDMDEPSPVPNVEEVTLPKTVNTKKDSESAPVKGGTMTDLDEQEDESMETTGKDEDENSTGNKGEQTKNPDLHEDNVTEQTHHIIIPSYAAWFDYNSVHAIERRALPEFFNGKNKSKTPEIYLAYRNFMIDTYRLNPQEYLTSTACRRNLAGDVCAIMRVHAFLEQWGLINYQVDAESRPTPMGPPPTSHFHVLADTPSGLVPLQPKTPQGRQVDADTKAGRKGKELDDLVPETAKGKPELTSASQQMLNFPDKGKEKPTDMQNFGLRTDMYTKKNVPSKSKAAASATREWTEQETLLLLEALEMYKDDWNKVSEHVGSRTQDECILHFLRLPIEDPYLEDSEASLGPLAYQPIPFSQSGNPVMSTVAFLASVVDPRVASAAAKSALEEFSKMKEEVPTALVEAHVRKVEEAAKVTGKADPAFGLESSGIAGTTSDEPERIEESGTDEARAEGQATEEKKEPKEPREGVGAIEEEAKEKTSEAPKKDDEKGKDGDSEKESEKSDGDPIVDPEKEKEPKEGQEEVLKEVVESEGERKTKVERDIGEGNLSTAAAAALAAAAVKAKHLAAVEERKIKSLVALLVETQMKKLEIKLRHFEELETIMDREREALEYQRQQLLADRQAFHMEQLKYAEMRARQQHFQQMHQQQQPPPQALPPGSQPVPPAGAAGPPAVHGLALAPASMAPASAGSGAPPGSLGPSEQIGQAGSTAVPQQQQTAGAPQPGAVPPGVPPPGPHGPSPFPNQQTPPSMMPGAVPGSGHPGVAGNAPLGLPFGMPPPPPAPSIIPFGSLADSISINLPPPPNLHGHHHHLPFAPATLPPPNLPVSMANPLHPNLPATTTMPSSLPLGPGLGSAAAQSPAIVAAVQGNLLPSASPLPDPGTPLPPDPTAPSPGTVTPVPPTQ; encoded by the exons ATGGCGGTGCGGAAGAAGGACGGCGGCCCCAACGTGAAGTACTACGAGGCCGCGGACACCGTGACCCAGTTCGACAACGTGCGGCTCTGGCTCGGCAAGAACTACAAAAAG TATATACAAGCTGAACCACCTACCAACAAGTCCCTGTCTAGCCTGGTTGTACAGTTGCTACAATTTCAGGAAGAAGTTTTTGGCAAACATGTCAGCAACGCACCGCTCACTAAACTGCCG ATCAAATGTTTCCTAGATTTCAAAGCAGGAGGCTCCCTGTGCCACATACTTGCAGCTGCCTACAAATTCAAGAGTGACCAGGGATG GCGGCGTTACGATTTCCAGAATCCATCACGCATGGACCGCAACGTGGAAATGTTCATGACCATTGAGAAATCCTTGGTGCAG AATAATTGCCTGTCTCGACCTAACATTTTTCTGTGCCCAGAAATTGAACCCAAACTGCTAGGGAAATTAAAAGACATTATCAAGAGACATCAG GGAACGGTCACTGAGGATAAGAACAATGCCTCCCATGTTGTGTATCCTGTCCCAGGGAACCTGGAGGAAG AGGAATGGGTACGGCCAGTCATGAAGAGGGATAAGCAGGTTCTTCTGCACTGGGGCTACTATCCTGACAG TTACGACACGTGGATCCCAGCCAGTGAAATTGAAGCATCTGTGGAAGATGCTCCGACTCCTGAGAAACCTAGGAAG GTTCATGCAAAGTGGATCCTGGACACAGACACCTTCAACGAATGGATGAATGAGGAAGACTATGAAGTAAATGATGACAAAAACCCTGTCTCCCGCCGAAAGAAGATTTCAGCCAAGACACTGACGGATGAG GTGAACAGCCCAGATTCGGATCGACGGGACAAGAAGGGGGGGAACTATAAGAAGAGGAAGCGCTCCCCATCCCCTTCACCGACCCCAGAAGCTAAGAAGAAGAATGCTAAGAAAGG tcCCTCAACACCTTACACCAAGTCAAAGCGTGGCCACAGAGAAGAGGAGCAAGAAGACCTGACAAAGGACATGGATGAGCCCTCACCGGTCCCCAATGTGGAAGAGGTGACATTGCCCAAGACAG TCAATACTAAGAAGGACTCGGAGTCAGCCCCAGTCAAAGGAGGCACCATGACTGACCTGG ATGAACAAGAGGATGAAAGCATGGAGACCACGGGCAAG GATGAGGATGAGAACAGCACGGGGAACAAGGGGGAGCAGACCAAGAATCCGGACCTGCATGAGGACAACGTGACCGAACAGACCCATCACATCATCATCCCAAGCTATGCTGCCTGGTTTGACTATAATAG TGTTCATGCCATAGAGCGGCGGGCTCTCCCTGAGTTCTTCAACGGCAAGAACAAGTCCAAGACTCCAGAAAT CTACCTGGCCTATCGAAACTTCATGATCGACACTTACCGGCTGAACCCCCAAGAGTATCTCACGTCCACTGCCTGCCGCAGGAACCTGGCGGGTGATGTCTGTGCCATCATGAG AGTCCATGCCTTCCTAGAACAGTGGGGTCTTATTAACTACCAGGTGGATGCCGAGAGTCGACCAACACCAATGGGGCCTCCGCCCACCTCGCACTTCCACGTCTTGGCTGACACACCGTCTGGGCTGGTGCCTCTGCAGCCCAAGACCCCGCAG GGCCGCCAGGTTGATGCTGATACCAAGGCTGGGCGAAAGGGCAAAGAGCTGGATGACTTGGTGCCAGAGACGGCTAAGGGCAAGCCAGAGCTG ACCTCTGCTTCCCAGCAAATGCTCAACTTCCCTGATAAAGGCAAGGAGAAACCGACAGACATGCAGAACTTTGGGCTGCGCACGGACATGTACACAAAGAAGAACGTCCCCTCCAAG AGCAAAGCTGCGGCCAGTGCCACTCGAGAGTGGACAGAACAGGAGACCCTGCTACTCCTGGAG GCACTGGAAATGTACAAAGATGACTGGAACAAAGTATCGGAGCACGTGGGAAGCCGCACACAGGACGAATGCATCTTGCATTTTCTTCGGCTTCCCATTGAAGACCCGTACCTGGAGGACTCAGAGGCCTCCCTGGGCCCCCTGGCCTACCAGCCCATCCCCTTCAGCCAGTCCGGCAACCCTGTGATGAGCACCGTGGCCTTCCTGGCCTCTGTCGTCGACCCTCGCGTGGCCTCCGCTGCTGCGAAGTCAGCCCTAG AAGAGTTCTCCAAAATGAAGGAAGAGGTACCCACAGCCTTGGTGGAGGCCCACGTTCGGAAAGTGGAAGAAGCAGCCAAAGTGACAGGCAAAGCAGACCCAGCCTTTGGTCTGGAAAGCAGTGGCATTGCAGGAACCACCTCTGATGAGCCTGAGCGGATTG AGGAGAGCGGGACTGACGAGGCGCGGGCGGAGGGCCAGGCCACAGAGGAGAAGAAGGAGCCCAAG GAACCACGAGAAGGAGTTGGGGCTATAGAGGAAGAAGCAAAGGAGAAGACCAGCGAGGCGCCCAAGAAGGATGATGAGAAAGGCAAAGACGGCGACAGCGAGAAGGAGTCAGAGAAGAGTGACGGGGACCCGATAG TTGATCCTGAGAAGGAGAAGGAGCCcaaggaagggcaggaggaagtGCTGAAGGAAGTGGTGGAGTCGGAGGGGGAAAGGAAGACGAAGGTGGAGCGTGACATCGGCGAGGGCAACCTCTCCACCGCTGCGGCCGCTGCCCTGGCTGCCGCTGCCGTGAAGGCCAAG CACTTGGCTGCCGTTGAGGAGAGGAAGATCAAATCTCTGGTGGCCCTGCTGGTGGAGACCCAGATGAAAAAGTTGGAAATCAAACTCCGGCACTTTGAGGAGCTAGAGACGATCATGGACCGGGAGCGAGAAGCA CTGGAGTATCAGAGGCAGCAGCTCCTGGCCGACAGACAAGCCTTCCACATGGAGCAGCTGAAGTACGCGGAGATGAGGGCCCGGCAGCAGCACTTCCAGCAAATGCACCAACAGCAGCAGCCGCCCCCGCAAGCCCTGCCCCCGGGCTCCCAGCCTGTCCCACCTGCGGGCGCTGCTGGGCCACCCGCTGTCCACGGCCTGGCTCTGGCTCCAGCCTCCATGGCCCCTGCCTCTGCGGGCAGTGGGGCCCCTCCCGGAAGCTTGGGCCCCTCTGAACAGATTGGGCAGGCAGGGTCAACTGCAGTGCCACAGCAGCAGCAAACAGCTGGAGCCCCCCAGCCTGGGGCAGTCCCACCAGGGGTACCCCCCCCTGGACCCCACG GCCCCTCACCGTTCCCCAACCAACAAACTCCTCCCTCAATGATGCCAGGGGCAGTGCCAGGCAGCGGGCACCCAGGCGTGGCGGGTAATGCTCCTTTGGGTTTGCCTTTTGGCATGCCGCCTCCCCCCCCTGCTCCATCCATCATCCCATTTGGTAGCCTAGCCGACTCCATCAGTATTAACCTCCCCCCTCCTCCTAACCTGCATGGGCATCACCACCATCTCCCGTTCGCCCCGGCCACTCTCCCCCCCCCTAACCTGCCTGTGTCCATGGCGAACCCTCTACATCCTAACCTGCCGGCGACCACCACCATGCCATCTTCTTTGCCTCTTGGGCCGGGGCTCGGATCCGCCGCAGCCCAGAGCCCTGCCATTGTGGCAGCTGTTCAGGGCAACCTCCTGCCCAGTGCCAGCCCACTGCCAG aCCCAGGCACCCCCCTGCCTCCAGACCCCACGGCCCCGAGTCCAGGCACAGTCACCCCTGTGCCACCCACACAGTGA